Proteins from one Rhodothermales bacterium genomic window:
- a CDS encoding AAA family ATPase: MPPTLAPSPPTPHALLAALADPAAYPHRPERVEIVQTHISVVALAPPFVYKVKKPVDFGFLDFSTLARRRHFCEEEVRLNERLCPGLYEGVVPIAWDGDALCVEGEGEPVEVAVKMRRLDPAGFFDARLRRGALTTADLDRVTERLAAFYRGQPPSPEAAAWGWPERLRLSTDENVAQTERFVGDLIARPAFDALRSATDRFFAANARLLHRRRAEGRVVDGHGDLRLEHLHLRPDDVSDGDALCVYDCIEFNERFRCVDIASDLAFLAMDLDVHGRPDLAHHVVARMAASLDDPELWDVIDFYKGYRAYVRGKVEAMRSGESEVPEAERAASRARARRYFQLAMAYAVAGSEPLVIAVMGPVGAGKTTQAEALGAALGWEVVSSDRVRKAQAGVPLFRRGSEAERAALYAPDRTEAVYDALCETALRRASDGLSTVLDATFGTRRHRDALRHHLAAAGVRHRLVELTAPAGALRHRLAARADGTVVSDARASDFAFLAARYEPPDALEDPEHVRADAASDPEATTRAILTALAERSD, translated from the coding sequence ATGCCCCCGACGCTCGCCCCCTCGCCTCCGACGCCGCACGCGCTGCTCGCCGCGCTCGCCGATCCGGCCGCGTACCCGCACCGGCCCGAGCGCGTCGAGATCGTGCAGACCCACATCTCCGTCGTCGCCCTCGCCCCGCCGTTCGTGTACAAAGTCAAAAAGCCCGTCGACTTCGGCTTCCTCGACTTCTCGACGCTCGCGCGGCGGCGGCATTTCTGCGAGGAGGAGGTCCGGCTCAACGAGCGGCTCTGTCCGGGCCTCTACGAAGGCGTCGTTCCGATCGCGTGGGACGGGGACGCGCTGTGCGTCGAAGGGGAGGGCGAGCCCGTCGAGGTCGCGGTGAAGATGCGGCGGCTCGATCCGGCGGGGTTCTTCGACGCCCGGCTCCGGCGCGGCGCGCTCACCACGGCCGACCTCGACCGGGTGACGGAGCGGCTCGCGGCGTTCTATCGCGGGCAGCCGCCGTCGCCCGAGGCCGCCGCGTGGGGGTGGCCCGAGCGGCTCCGCCTCAGCACCGACGAGAACGTCGCGCAGACCGAACGCTTCGTCGGCGATCTGATCGCGCGCCCGGCGTTCGACGCGCTCCGCTCGGCGACGGATCGGTTCTTCGCCGCGAACGCCCGACTCTTGCACCGCCGCCGCGCCGAGGGCCGGGTCGTCGACGGCCACGGCGACCTCCGGCTCGAACACCTCCACCTCCGCCCCGACGACGTTTCGGACGGCGACGCGCTCTGCGTCTACGACTGCATCGAGTTCAACGAGCGCTTCCGCTGCGTCGACATCGCGAGCGACCTCGCGTTCCTCGCGATGGACCTCGACGTGCACGGCCGGCCGGACCTCGCGCACCACGTCGTCGCCCGCATGGCGGCGTCGCTGGACGATCCCGAGTTGTGGGACGTGATCGACTTTTACAAGGGCTACCGGGCCTACGTGCGGGGCAAAGTGGAGGCGATGCGGAGCGGCGAGTCGGAGGTGCCCGAGGCCGAGCGCGCCGCGAGCCGAGCCCGCGCGCGGCGGTATTTCCAGCTCGCGATGGCGTACGCCGTCGCCGGGTCGGAGCCGCTCGTGATCGCCGTGATGGGGCCGGTGGGGGCGGGGAAGACGACGCAGGCCGAGGCGCTCGGCGCGGCGCTCGGGTGGGAGGTCGTGTCGTCGGACCGGGTGCGGAAGGCGCAGGCCGGAGTCCCGCTCTTCCGCCGGGGGAGCGAGGCCGAGCGGGCCGCGCTCTACGCCCCGGACCGGACCGAGGCCGTGTACGACGCGCTCTGCGAGACCGCGCTCCGCCGCGCGAGCGACGGCCTCAGCACGGTCCTCGACGCCACGTTCGGCACACGCCGCCATCGCGACGCGCTGCGCCACCACCTCGCCGCTGCCGGCGTCCGCCACCGCCTCGTCGAACTCACCGCGCCCGCCGGCGCACTGCGCCACCGCCTCGCCGCCCGCGCCGACGGCACCGTCGTCTCCGACGCCCGCGCGTCCGACTTCGCCTTCCTCGCTGCCCGCTACGAGCCGCCCGACGCCCTCGAAGACCCCGAGCACGTCCGCGCCGACGCGGCCTCGGACCCGGAGGCGACGACGCGCGCGATCCTCACTGCCCTCGCCGAACGGAGCGACTGA